The following are encoded in a window of Castanea sativa cultivar Marrone di Chiusa Pesio chromosome 5, ASM4071231v1 genomic DNA:
- the LOC142636216 gene encoding nucleobase-ascorbate transporter 2 has translation MAAPKPEEISHPAMDQLQGLEYCIDSNPSWGEAIALGFQHYILALGTAVMIPSFLVPLMGGTDGDKVRVVQTLLFVEGINTLIQTLFGTRLPTVIGGSYAFMVPIISIIHDSSLAKIDDPHLRFLNTMRAVQGALIVASSIQIILGFSQLWAICSRFFSPLGMVPVIALVGFGLFDRGFPVVGRCVEIGIPMFILFIVFSQYLKNFQAKKLPILERFALLISITVIWAYAHLLTASGAYRHRPDLTQINCRTDKANLISSAPWIKIPYPLQWGAPTFDAGHAFGMMAATLVSLIESTGAYKAASRLASATPPPAHVLSRGIGWQGIGILLSGLFGTLTGSTVSVENVGLLGSTRVGSRRVIQISAGFMIFFSMLGKFGALFASIPFTIFAAVYCVLFGLVASVGLSFLQFTNMNSMRNLFITGVAFFLGLSVPEYFREYTAKALHGPAHTRAGWFNDFLNTIFFSSPTVALIVAIFLDNTLDYKESARDRGMPWWVKFRTFKGDSRNEEFYTLPFNLNRFFPPS, from the exons ATGGCAGCTCCAAAACCAGAAGAGATAAGCCACCCAGCAATGGACCAACTTCAAGGCTTGGAATACTGTATTGATTCAAACCCATCTTGGG GGGAGGCAATAGCTTTGGGTTTCCAGCACTACATTTTGGCCTTAGGAACTGCTGTTATGATCCCATCATTCCTTGTTCCTCTCATGGGTGGCACTGAT GGTGACAAAGTGAGGGTGGTACAGACTCTACTCTTTGTTGAAGGGATTAACACACTAATACAAACACTGTTTGGGACTCGATTGCCAACCGTGATTGGAGGGTCCTATGCATTCATGGTCCCCATTATTTCTATAATTCATGACTCGTCCTTGGCGAAAATAGATGATCCTCATCTG agatTTCTCAATACCATGAGAGCAGTCCAAGGTGCTCTGATAGTAGCATCAAGCATACAAATTATTTTGGGATTTAGTCAGCTGTGGGCCATCTGTTCCAG GTTCTTCAGCCCTCTAGGAATGGTTCCAGTGATTGCACTAGTGGGTTTTGGTCTGTTTGATAGAGGCTTCCCTGTG GTTGGACGTTGCGTGGAAATCGGCATTCCTATGTTTATTCTATTTATAGTCTTCTCCCAG tacttaaaaaattttcagGCAAAGAAACTGCCGATACTGGAGCGGTTTGCTCTCCTCATATCAATCACTGTTATATGGGCATATGCACACCTCTTGACAGCCAGTGGCGCATACAGACATCGACCAGATTTAACACAAATTAACTGCCGAACTGACAAGGCGAATCTCATTTCTTCTGCTCCATG GATCAAGATCCCATACCCTCTTCAGTGGGGTGCTCCTACCTTTGATGCTGGTCATGCTTTTGGAATGATGGCTGCCACTCTAGTTTCATTGATTGAG TCAACGGGAGCTTACAAGGCTGCATCACGTCTAGCAAGTGCAACCCCACCTCCAGCTCATGTTCTTAGCCGTGGTATTGGCTGGCAGGGAATTGGGATTCTGCTGAGTGGACTCTTTGGGACTTTGACTGGTTCAACAGTCTCTGT AGAAAATGTAGGGCTTCTTGGAAGCACTCGCGTTGGAAGTCGCAGGGTTATCCAAATCTCAGCTggttttatgatatttttctctATGTTAG GAAAATTCGGAGCTTTGTTTGCGTCAATACCCTTCACTATATTTGCTGCAGTATATTGCGTTTTGTTTGGTCTTGTTG CTTCGGTGGGGCTGTCATTTTTGCAGTTCACAAACATGAACTCGATGAGGAACCTGTTTATCACTGGTGTTGCCTTCTTCTTGGGTTTGTCTGTTCCAGAGTATTTTAGAGAATACACAGCCAAGGCTCTTCATGGTCCTGCTCATACCAGGGCTGGATGG TTCAATGATTTCCTTAATACTATCTTCTTCTCATCCCCAACTGTTGCATTGATTGTTGCAATTTTCTTGGACAACACACTTGACTACAAGGAAAGTGCCAGAGATAGAGGAATGCCATGGTGGGTTAAATTTCGGACATTTAAGGGCGACAGCCGTAATGAGGAGTTCTACACCCTCCCTTTCAATCTCAACCGTTTCTTCCCTCCATCTTGA
- the LOC142636215 gene encoding O-fucosyltransferase 8 isoform X2, translating into MYDRLLNLASSALAEKEFKQESSRFLEEPYQQASAWKPCSDRKVPMNKGKFDKNNGYILISANGGLNQQRVAICNAVAVASLLNATLVLPRFLYSNVWKDPSQFGDIYQEEYFMSTLKDEVNIVKELPPHLSSLDFEALGSLITDADIVKEAKPVDYIRSVLPPLLKNGVVHFLGFGNRLGFDPLPSNLQKLRCKCNFHALKFVPKIQQTGSLLVRRIRKYDAARRMLDKQLLGNFGPKNSSNKQDTSRGPSKYLALHLRFEADMVAYSLCEFGGGENEKKDLQAYRETHFPLLIERLKNSSPISPTKLRKLGRCPLTPEEAALVLAGLGFKRGTYIYLAGSHIYGGESRMYPFTSLYPNLVTKESLLTSDELAPFRNFSSQLAALDFIACATADVFAITDSGSQLSSLVSGFRTYYGGGHAPTLRPNKKRLAAILSENSTIGWNGFEDRVKKMIEEGQRVRARGFGRSIYRQPRCPECMCKEAR; encoded by the exons ATGTATGACCGGCTTCTAAACTTGGCATCCAGTGCTCTTGCTGAG AAAGAGTTTAAGCAAGAGTCATCAAGGTTCTTGGAGGAACCATATCAGCAGGCCTCTGCATGGAAACCATGCTCAGACAGAAAAGTTCCAATGAATAAGG ggaaatttgacaaaaataatggCTACATATTAATCAGTGCGAATGGTGGTCTCAATCAACAGCGAGTTGCC ATTTGTAATGCCGTTGCTGTGGCGTCTCTTCTTAATGCCACTCTAGTTCTTCCAAGATTTCTTTATAGCAATGTTTGGAAGGATCCCAG CCAGTTTGGTGATATTTATCAAGAGGAGTATTTTATGAGTACCCTGAAGGATGAAGTCAACATTGTTAAGGAACTCCCTCCTCATCTGAGTTCACTTGACTTTGAAGCACTTGGTAGCCTG ATTACTGATGCAGATATTGTGAAGGAGGCAAAGCCTGTTGATTACATTAGAAGTGTACTTCCTCCTCTCTTAAAAAATGGAGTTGTTCACTTCCTTGGATTTGGAAACCGACTGGGCTTTGATCCATTGCCTTCTAATCTTCAG AAACTAAGATGCAAATGCAACTTCCATGCTTTGAAGTTTGTACCAAAAATTCAACAAACTGGATCATTGTTGGTTAGAAGGATAAGAAAATATGATGCTGCCAGGAGAATGTTGGACAAACAATTGCTTGGAAACTTCGGGCCCAAAAATTCCTCAAACAAGCAGGATACTTCTAGAGGCCCATCCAAATACCTTGCTTTACACTTGAGATTTGAAGCGGATATGGTGGCCTACTCCCTATGTGAATTTGGAGGtggagaaaatgagaaaaaggaTCTTCAAGCCTACAGAGAAACCCATTTTCCTTTACTTATTGAGCGCTTAAAAAACTCAAG CCCTATTTCTCCTACAAAGTTGAGAAAGTTGGGAAGATGTCCATTGACACCAGAAGAAGCAGCACTAGTTCTAGCTGGACTTGGTTTTAAGCGTGGAACTTACATTTATTTGGCTGGATCCCATATCTATGGAGGAGAATCCAGGATGTATCCCTTCACCAGCCTCTATCCCAACTTGGTCACAAAGGAAAGTCTCCTCACATCTGATGAACTTGCACCGTTTAGAAATTTCTCTTCTCAG CTGGCAGCATTGGACTTTATTGCATGTGCAACAGCTGATGTCTTTGCCATTACTGACTCTGGAAGCCAACTTTCATCCCTTGTATCTGGGTTTCGGACTTATTATGGTGGCGGCCACGCCCCTACCTTGCGGCCTAACAAGAAGAGGCTGGCAGCAATTTTGTCAGAGAATAGCACCATTGGGTGGAACGGTTTTGAAGATAGAGTGAAAAAGATGATCGAGGAAGGTCAAAGGGTGCGTGCAAGGGGCTTTGGTCGAAGCATTTATCGTCAGCCTAGATGCCCAGAATGCATGTGCAAAGAAGCTCGTTAG
- the LOC142636215 gene encoding O-fucosyltransferase 8 isoform X1, with product MKEYQFRCPDTLPGNDTSIGRRISWGDNHWTSKTVLLHGWKNDPAKYNASKGVYVGKKNLWLRKHVKLIAFMLGLMCFILLIESLMMSIFDLRNFQHHLAQRKSAGLKEEDRDAYINEEKSPVMYDRLLNLASSALAEKEFKQESSRFLEEPYQQASAWKPCSDRKVPMNKGKFDKNNGYILISANGGLNQQRVAICNAVAVASLLNATLVLPRFLYSNVWKDPSQFGDIYQEEYFMSTLKDEVNIVKELPPHLSSLDFEALGSLITDADIVKEAKPVDYIRSVLPPLLKNGVVHFLGFGNRLGFDPLPSNLQKLRCKCNFHALKFVPKIQQTGSLLVRRIRKYDAARRMLDKQLLGNFGPKNSSNKQDTSRGPSKYLALHLRFEADMVAYSLCEFGGGENEKKDLQAYRETHFPLLIERLKNSSPISPTKLRKLGRCPLTPEEAALVLAGLGFKRGTYIYLAGSHIYGGESRMYPFTSLYPNLVTKESLLTSDELAPFRNFSSQLAALDFIACATADVFAITDSGSQLSSLVSGFRTYYGGGHAPTLRPNKKRLAAILSENSTIGWNGFEDRVKKMIEEGQRVRARGFGRSIYRQPRCPECMCKEAR from the exons atGAAAGAGTATCAGTTTAGATGCCCAGATACTTTACCTGGTAATGATACTTCTATTGGAAGGAGAATTTCATGGGGTGATAACCATTGGACTTCCAAAACTGTATTGCTTCATGGGTGGAAGAATGATCCTGCAAAATATAATGCTTCTAAGGGAGTTTATGTGGGGAAGAAAAATTTGTGGCTTAGAAAGCATGTGAAATTGATTGCTTTCATGTTGGGGTTGATGTGTTTTATTCTATTGATTGAATCTCTCATGATGTCCATTTTTGATTTGCGAAATTTTCAGCATCATTTAGCCCAAAGAAAATCAGCTGGACTCAAG GAGGAAGATAGAGATGCCTACATCAATGAAGAAAAATCACCAGTGATGTATGACCGGCTTCTAAACTTGGCATCCAGTGCTCTTGCTGAG AAAGAGTTTAAGCAAGAGTCATCAAGGTTCTTGGAGGAACCATATCAGCAGGCCTCTGCATGGAAACCATGCTCAGACAGAAAAGTTCCAATGAATAAGG ggaaatttgacaaaaataatggCTACATATTAATCAGTGCGAATGGTGGTCTCAATCAACAGCGAGTTGCC ATTTGTAATGCCGTTGCTGTGGCGTCTCTTCTTAATGCCACTCTAGTTCTTCCAAGATTTCTTTATAGCAATGTTTGGAAGGATCCCAG CCAGTTTGGTGATATTTATCAAGAGGAGTATTTTATGAGTACCCTGAAGGATGAAGTCAACATTGTTAAGGAACTCCCTCCTCATCTGAGTTCACTTGACTTTGAAGCACTTGGTAGCCTG ATTACTGATGCAGATATTGTGAAGGAGGCAAAGCCTGTTGATTACATTAGAAGTGTACTTCCTCCTCTCTTAAAAAATGGAGTTGTTCACTTCCTTGGATTTGGAAACCGACTGGGCTTTGATCCATTGCCTTCTAATCTTCAG AAACTAAGATGCAAATGCAACTTCCATGCTTTGAAGTTTGTACCAAAAATTCAACAAACTGGATCATTGTTGGTTAGAAGGATAAGAAAATATGATGCTGCCAGGAGAATGTTGGACAAACAATTGCTTGGAAACTTCGGGCCCAAAAATTCCTCAAACAAGCAGGATACTTCTAGAGGCCCATCCAAATACCTTGCTTTACACTTGAGATTTGAAGCGGATATGGTGGCCTACTCCCTATGTGAATTTGGAGGtggagaaaatgagaaaaaggaTCTTCAAGCCTACAGAGAAACCCATTTTCCTTTACTTATTGAGCGCTTAAAAAACTCAAG CCCTATTTCTCCTACAAAGTTGAGAAAGTTGGGAAGATGTCCATTGACACCAGAAGAAGCAGCACTAGTTCTAGCTGGACTTGGTTTTAAGCGTGGAACTTACATTTATTTGGCTGGATCCCATATCTATGGAGGAGAATCCAGGATGTATCCCTTCACCAGCCTCTATCCCAACTTGGTCACAAAGGAAAGTCTCCTCACATCTGATGAACTTGCACCGTTTAGAAATTTCTCTTCTCAG CTGGCAGCATTGGACTTTATTGCATGTGCAACAGCTGATGTCTTTGCCATTACTGACTCTGGAAGCCAACTTTCATCCCTTGTATCTGGGTTTCGGACTTATTATGGTGGCGGCCACGCCCCTACCTTGCGGCCTAACAAGAAGAGGCTGGCAGCAATTTTGTCAGAGAATAGCACCATTGGGTGGAACGGTTTTGAAGATAGAGTGAAAAAGATGATCGAGGAAGGTCAAAGGGTGCGTGCAAGGGGCTTTGGTCGAAGCATTTATCGTCAGCCTAGATGCCCAGAATGCATGTGCAAAGAAGCTCGTTAG
- the LOC142636215 gene encoding O-fucosyltransferase 8 isoform X3: MNKGKFDKNNGYILISANGGLNQQRVAICNAVAVASLLNATLVLPRFLYSNVWKDPSQFGDIYQEEYFMSTLKDEVNIVKELPPHLSSLDFEALGSLITDADIVKEAKPVDYIRSVLPPLLKNGVVHFLGFGNRLGFDPLPSNLQKLRCKCNFHALKFVPKIQQTGSLLVRRIRKYDAARRMLDKQLLGNFGPKNSSNKQDTSRGPSKYLALHLRFEADMVAYSLCEFGGGENEKKDLQAYRETHFPLLIERLKNSSPISPTKLRKLGRCPLTPEEAALVLAGLGFKRGTYIYLAGSHIYGGESRMYPFTSLYPNLVTKESLLTSDELAPFRNFSSQLAALDFIACATADVFAITDSGSQLSSLVSGFRTYYGGGHAPTLRPNKKRLAAILSENSTIGWNGFEDRVKKMIEEGQRVRARGFGRSIYRQPRCPECMCKEAR, from the exons ATGAATAAGG ggaaatttgacaaaaataatggCTACATATTAATCAGTGCGAATGGTGGTCTCAATCAACAGCGAGTTGCC ATTTGTAATGCCGTTGCTGTGGCGTCTCTTCTTAATGCCACTCTAGTTCTTCCAAGATTTCTTTATAGCAATGTTTGGAAGGATCCCAG CCAGTTTGGTGATATTTATCAAGAGGAGTATTTTATGAGTACCCTGAAGGATGAAGTCAACATTGTTAAGGAACTCCCTCCTCATCTGAGTTCACTTGACTTTGAAGCACTTGGTAGCCTG ATTACTGATGCAGATATTGTGAAGGAGGCAAAGCCTGTTGATTACATTAGAAGTGTACTTCCTCCTCTCTTAAAAAATGGAGTTGTTCACTTCCTTGGATTTGGAAACCGACTGGGCTTTGATCCATTGCCTTCTAATCTTCAG AAACTAAGATGCAAATGCAACTTCCATGCTTTGAAGTTTGTACCAAAAATTCAACAAACTGGATCATTGTTGGTTAGAAGGATAAGAAAATATGATGCTGCCAGGAGAATGTTGGACAAACAATTGCTTGGAAACTTCGGGCCCAAAAATTCCTCAAACAAGCAGGATACTTCTAGAGGCCCATCCAAATACCTTGCTTTACACTTGAGATTTGAAGCGGATATGGTGGCCTACTCCCTATGTGAATTTGGAGGtggagaaaatgagaaaaaggaTCTTCAAGCCTACAGAGAAACCCATTTTCCTTTACTTATTGAGCGCTTAAAAAACTCAAG CCCTATTTCTCCTACAAAGTTGAGAAAGTTGGGAAGATGTCCATTGACACCAGAAGAAGCAGCACTAGTTCTAGCTGGACTTGGTTTTAAGCGTGGAACTTACATTTATTTGGCTGGATCCCATATCTATGGAGGAGAATCCAGGATGTATCCCTTCACCAGCCTCTATCCCAACTTGGTCACAAAGGAAAGTCTCCTCACATCTGATGAACTTGCACCGTTTAGAAATTTCTCTTCTCAG CTGGCAGCATTGGACTTTATTGCATGTGCAACAGCTGATGTCTTTGCCATTACTGACTCTGGAAGCCAACTTTCATCCCTTGTATCTGGGTTTCGGACTTATTATGGTGGCGGCCACGCCCCTACCTTGCGGCCTAACAAGAAGAGGCTGGCAGCAATTTTGTCAGAGAATAGCACCATTGGGTGGAACGGTTTTGAAGATAGAGTGAAAAAGATGATCGAGGAAGGTCAAAGGGTGCGTGCAAGGGGCTTTGGTCGAAGCATTTATCGTCAGCCTAGATGCCCAGAATGCATGTGCAAAGAAGCTCGTTAG